The following is a genomic window from Sutcliffiella horikoshii.
CCATTACCGGCAATGCTGCTTCAGGACCAATGTTTCCAAGTCCCAATACTGCTGTACCATCTGAAACGACTGCTACCATATTGCCCTTCATCGTATAATCATAGACTTTGTTTTTATCATCATAAATCGCTTTACAAGGCTCAGCCACTCCAGGAGAATATGCCAGACTTAAATCTTTGGCATTCCTTACAGGTACTTTTGATTTGGACTCCAATTTCCCTTGGTGGATCTTGTGCATATGTAATGCTTCTTCTTTTAAAGACATGATACATGTCCCCCCTGCTATTTTTGTCATCCCATTAATATATTTTCCATTTCATTATACTAAAAAAAACAAGGAAAAGGTGGTCTGACCACCTCCTTGTTAACTATATCATAATATTAATCATTGTAAAGATTTTTTGAATACGACGTTCTCATCTCCGAGGATCGTTTTAAGCTTCAGCAGACACTCTTCTGATGGTGTGACATACAAGGCAGGCTGCAGTTTTATCGTCTTTTTCGCCTGTGTATAATGGACATAAACCGTTGATGGACCATGATGCGTTCTCAGCACTTTTTGAAGGTGTTGAAACACTTCTTGCTCATGTTTTTCTTCGTCTATTTGCAGAAAAAGATCGCCAATCAGATGTGCATATTGTTCTATCAATGTATCAATTTCGATGATATTTTTGATAATCAGTTGAACTTTCCCTTCCCGTTCTTCCAGATTTCCTTCCACCATTATCGTTTCCCCAGTCTTCAATACATGTGAAAAACGTTTATAAAGTTCTGGAAACGCCACGGCTTCCAGGTCCCCTGATTGATCGGAGAGTGTGAGAAATGCCATGAGGTCTCCCTTTTTCGTTCGAATTACTCGTTCATTAGATATGAAACTACCGACTCTCGCCTTTTTTAGGCCCGCAGATGGAAGATCCAGAATTAAGGTGGACCCACCTAGTTGAAAATATGCGGCAAAAGGTTCTGTCGGATGTTTGGATAGATAAAAGCCCAGCGCCTCTTTTTCCATTTGCAATTGTTCTGTCAGCTGTAACGGCTCGACTTTCACATACTTCGGCTTAATATTGAATTCTTCTTCCATGAAAAAGTCAATTTGATTGTCATCGGACGGCATAACAAGCTCTGCATGCTGCATGGCGACATCTAAAGTAGCAAGAAGCGTCGCCCTGTCCTCTCCAAACTCATCCATGCTCCCTCCAAAGATAAGCATTTCGATTGTCTTTCGATTGATCTTAGAAGAAGCCCTGTTACAAAAATCAAACAAATCACTAAATGGCTTTTTCTTCCGCTCTTCCATTAGAGCTTTTATTGCCTGTACCCCTACCCCTTTAATCGTTAACAAACTAAAGCGGATGCCTGTTTCTTCAACTTGAAATACAATTCCACTTTTATTGATAGAGGGTGGCAGGATTTGTATGCCCTTACGCTTCGTCTCTGTGATATATTGAGAGAGTTTCTGCTCACTCCCCATCACACTGGAAAGAAGGGTCGCCATGAAAATTTTTGGGTGGTTTGCCTTTAGATAGGCTAACTCATAGGAAATCATACTGTAGGCAACGGCATGGCTTCGGTTAAATCCATAGTCGGCAAATCGTACAATAAGATCATAGACAGCGTTGGCAACCTTCTCGTCATAGCCTTTCTTTAAACACCCTTCCACAAAATGCGCACGTTCTTTGGCAAGCACTTCTTTCTTTTTCTTCCCAACCGCTCTTCTTAATAAATCCGCTTCGCCCAACGAGAATCCTGCCATCACCGCTGCGATTTGCATGATTTGCTCTTGATACACAATAACCCCAAACGTCTTCTCCAAAATAGGGATCAGGTCCGGATGCGGATATTCCACTTTTTTCAGCCCGTGCTTGCGTTCAATAAACAAAGGGATTTGTTCCATTGGACCCGGACGGTACAGGGCGTTGACTGCCACGATATCTTCTAGATTCGAAGGCTTAAGCTTTGTCAGCACCTTTTTCATCCCAGGGGACTCTAACTGAAAGATCCCGGACGTGTCCCCTTCACTTAAAAGACGGAAGGTTGCTGCATCATCGAGTGGTATCTCTTCTATATGTTGTTTTGTTTCTTTTTTTACTTGATGGCGGATGCTTTGAATCATCGTTAAGTTTCGCAATCCAAGGAAATCCATCTTCAGCAGACCAAGCTCCTCAAGGGTTTCCATCGTGTATTGAGTA
Proteins encoded in this region:
- the dnaE gene encoding DNA polymerase III subunit alpha — protein: MSVVHLHIKSSYSLLNSSVRFSKLVERANELGLSSLALTDEDVMYGAVDFYKACKAANIKPIIGLTLSVLSDEEDEESRYPVILLAKNNHGFTNLMKLSSVVQTKSTQGVPKRWLKHYTKGLIAILSGSESELAQNEGQTAEAYLEMFEQDSVYLGIDRNSAESRERSETTRKRHSELPIVALSKVHYLLQEDVFVYECLRNIKQGTKLESLPKEAPDYLRATNEMTQLFEDIPDALENTWKISNQCHVELEFGQAALPSYPVPEGENADDYLEKVCWEGLHKRIGEPSSEYKDRLTYEIQVIKGMKFSDYFLIVWDFMYYARNAGILTGPGRGSAAGSLVAYSLFITDVDPIEHDLLFERFLNPERITMPDIDIDFQDNKRDEVIRYVAEKYGQLHVAQIITFGTLAAKAAWRDVAKALNLSGKELEMISKMIPSRPGITLEAAYQENDKLQSAINETKERKRAFQTAQKIEGLPRHSSTHAAGVVITHKPLTELIPIQAGQQDIYLTQYTMETLEELGLLKMDFLGLRNLTMIQSIRHQVKKETKQHIEEIPLDDAATFRLLSEGDTSGIFQLESPGMKKVLTKLKPSNLEDIVAVNALYRPGPMEQIPLFIERKHGLKKVEYPHPDLIPILEKTFGVIVYQEQIMQIAAVMAGFSLGEADLLRRAVGKKKKEVLAKERAHFVEGCLKKGYDEKVANAVYDLIVRFADYGFNRSHAVAYSMISYELAYLKANHPKIFMATLLSSVMGSEQKLSQYITETKRKGIQILPPSINKSGIVFQVEETGIRFSLLTIKGVGVQAIKALMEERKKKPFSDLFDFCNRASSKINRKTIEMLIFGGSMDEFGEDRATLLATLDVAMQHAELVMPSDDNQIDFFMEEEFNIKPKYVKVEPLQLTEQLQMEKEALGFYLSKHPTEPFAAYFQLGGSTLILDLPSAGLKKARVGSFISNERVIRTKKGDLMAFLTLSDQSGDLEAVAFPELYKRFSHVLKTGETIMVEGNLEEREGKVQLIIKNIIEIDTLIEQYAHLIGDLFLQIDEEKHEQEVFQHLQKVLRTHHGPSTVYVHYTQAKKTIKLQPALYVTPSEECLLKLKTILGDENVVFKKSLQ